In the Aureibacillus halotolerans genome, AAAAGCGAGCGGGCTAAGCGAGACCTTACACGGCACGAAACACCAGAAAAAGCTTGCAATTAAACGAATGACCTCTAGCATGAAGCACGTAACAATAAAGTATTCTTTGCTTTTCATACCATTTCACCGTTACATACGCCCTTATCAAAAAACCAATGAATTCTTCATTCCAAGCACATGCCTTTCATGTGCTTTTTTCTCTGTCCCCTTCCCTCTTTCAACGTTGAATCATGATATAATTCGATCAATACCAAAAAAACAGAGAATTGAATCAGGAGGATTCCCGTGCAACCTACACATACTGAAAAAGGAACGTACAAAGACGCCCTGTTGCCTGTGGAAGATCGTGTCGGACAACTGCTCTCACAAATGACGATTGATGAAAAGATTGGCCAGCTTGTGCAGCCTTTTGGTTGGGAAATGTTCACCAAAAACATAGATCATTCAATTTCGCTCACGCCCGAATGCAAGGAAGATCTGCGGCATAGCCGAGTCGGCGCTCTTTATGGAACGCTGCGCGCAGACCCTTGGACAGGCGTGACGCTTGAAACAGGCTTATCAAAAACGTTTGCTGCGAAGGCGACGAATTCGTTACAGCACTTTCAAATCATGAATTCAAGGCTCGGCATCCCACTTTTATTCGGCGAAGAGTGCTCGCATGGGCATATGTCTATTGGCGCTACCGTCTTCCCTGTGCCACTGTCGGCCGCTAGTGCCTGGCATCCTGAGCTCTATCAGAAAATGTGTCGTGCCATTGCTGCTGAAACACGAAGCCAAGGCGGTGCCGTTACATACTCTCCTGTTCTCGATATTGTGAAGGACCCACAGTGGGGACGTACGGAGGAAACATTTGGTGAAGACCCGTATTTGACGACGGTGTATGCCAAAGCTGCGGTCAATGGGCTTCAAGGCAATGATATACGTGACCATGATAGCATTGTCGCGACACTAAAGCATTTCGTTGCCTACGGAAGCTCCGAAGGCGGAAGAAACGCAGCTCCTGTGCATATGGGACCTTTAGAACTCCACAGCATTGACCTCCCTCCTTTCCGTGCTGCCGTTGATGCAGGGGCGCTGTCTGTGATGGCAGCCTACAACGAAATTGATGGGGTGCCATGTACATCTAGTGCTGCGCTTTTAAAGGATCTCCTTCGCAAGGAATGGGGATTTGATGGCATGGTTATTACCGATTGCGGCGCGATGCATATGCTTGCCCATGGACACAATACGGCCGAAAACGAAGAGGATGCTGCGGCTCAATCGTTGCGCGCAGGTGTGGACATGGAGATGTCTGGCCAGCTTTTCAGAAAATCATTAAAGCGTGCGCTTGAACAAGGGCGCGTGACCGTTCATGATTTGGATAGTGCGACAGGAGCAGTGCTGCGCTTGAAATTTCACTTAGGGTTATTTGAGAAACCTTACGTGGACGAAGATAGAGCCGCTACAATTGTTGGCGCCAAGGAGCATAGCGACATTGCCGAACAGCTCGCTGAGGAAGCAATTGTTTTGTTAAAAAACGAGGCCGCTACATTGCCCCTCTCTAAAAATATAAAACGTGTAGCCGTCATCGGACCAAATGCAGATCATATGTACAATCAGCTAGGGGACTATACGTCTCCGCAAGCGCGTGACCAAATTACAACCGTGGCAGATGGTGTAAAAGAGCTTTTAGGTGCTGAACATGTGACTGTTGCCCCAGGTTGCCGGATTCAAGGCGATGATCGCAGCGGGTTTGCAACAGCATTGAAGACGGCTTCAGAGGCCGAAGCGGTCGTGATGGTGCTCGGTGGTTCAAGTGCGCGCGATTTTGGAGAGGGCACTGTCGACCTGGCTACTGGCGCATCCGTTGTAACAGACAACCCCCATAATGATATGGAGTGCGGAGAAGGCATTGACCGCTCCACTTTGCATTTGCTTGGCGTGCAGCTAGAGCTTGCGAAAGAAGTCAAAGCTCTTGGCAAAACACTCATCGTCGTGTTCATCAATGGCCGCCCGATCTTAGAGCCTTGGATTGACGACAATGCGGATGCGATTCTTGAAGCATGGTACCCTGGACAGGCAGGTGGTCGTGCCATCGCCCGCATTTTGTTTGGCGAAATCAGCCCATCTGGTCGCTTGCCGTTAACCATCCCACGCAGCGTTGGGCAACTTCCAAATATGTATCATCAGAAACGCACGCGAGGAAAACGTTATTTAGAATTGGATCTCACGCCACTTTACCCGTTTGGCTTTGGTCTTAGCTATACAACGTTTTCGTATGGAAAGCTTGACTTGAGTGCATCAGAAATGAAAGCAGCCGGTACGGTTCAGGCGACCATTGATATTAAAAATACCGGTCAGTACAAAGGGAAAGAAGTCGTTCAATTGTACGTGACAGACGTTCATGCTTCTGTGACTCAACCAGAGCGCCTTTTGAAAGCCTTTAAGAAAATTGAGCTCGAGCCAGGCGAAACGAAAACCGTTACGTTCGACATCAACTCAACCCATCTCGAATTGATCAATGCCAAAGGAGAACACCTTTTAGAACCCGGACGCTTCGTTCTCACCGTTGGTCCCAATGCGTTGGAAGGGTCGACAGCTGAGGTTAGTGTTCATTAAAATTTTTTTGAAAGACCATTGTACTAAATAAAAAACCACAGGGGCGACTTGAATCCTGTGGTTTTTGGTGTTCAATCTAGGAGTCATGCCTCCCCCAGCTCATCATCCACATCTTCACCAATCGCTGCGGCTGTGACGACGAACCCGCTCCCTGTCCCAACAGATTAATTTCAAGGAGGGGGACAGTTGAAAAAAAGTGAACGTGTTCTGAGTAACAATTTATATCTTCTGCGGGCTGAAAAAAGATGGACACAAAAGTATGTAGCAGAACAACTTGGTGTGACTAGGCAAACGATACATTCACTTGAAGCAAACAAATATAACCCATCTCTTGTTTTAGCATTTGATATTTCCCAATTGTACGAAAAAAGCATTGATGAGATTTTTTCATATGAAAAGAAAGGAGAGCGCGAATGATGATTGCGATATATCTTATTTGTATACTACTTGCGGCGTATGGTATAGGTGTATATATTAACTTTACAGTATCAGAAGGTAAGGATGAAAGAGGCAAGGCGATCCTTGCTAAAGTAGCACAGGTCGCTTTTGTTTTTATATGTCTCGGTTTTTCTTTTCACCTGATATTTATTGAGTTTTTCAGTCCAACGGTGGAACAAGTAAGAACATCAATGACACTTTGGATGTGCTTAGTCTTCGTTAGTAATGCCATTAGCATTATTATTCAGCGTAAAAAAATGTAGAGTACTAAAGATACCGTTGCTTTAACGGAATTAAAAATCGCCTTTTTTACATTAGATGATCAACATTAAAATTACCACACAAAAAAACCACAAGAGCGATTTGAACCCTGTGGTTTTTGGTGTCCAATCTAAGAATCACGCACAGACAGCTCATCATCCGCAGCCTCGCCAATCGCTGCGGCGGTAACGACGAAGCCGCTCCCTGTTCCAATAGATTGAGACGCTTTCGCTTTCTTCGGCTTCCCCTGTGCTTTCGGAAACGCTTTTCCTTTTCCTAAAAGCAAAGAGCCGTACCCTTCTTCTCGCGGATCAAAGCCAAGGGCCTCAGTGTGTTTCACGAGCAGAGCAAATACCTCGGCTTCTATGATGCTCCGCCTGAGACCTAGCTCGTATTTTTGAATTAACAGTGCCGCTGCCCCAGAAACATGTGGTGCGGCCATCGACGTTCCTGAAAGCGTGGCGTAGCTTCCCCTTGGGTAGGTGGATAAAATATCGACACCTGGGGCAACTAGGTCAATCTCGTCGTTGGAGTTGGAAAACGGCGCCATTGATCGTTTTTGGTCGATGGCTCCGACCTGCACACACTCCGAATAGAATCCAGGGTACCCCACCTCACTTGTGTTTGAGCGACCATCTCCAGAATTTCCTGCAGCACATACGACCAGGGCATTGGCCTCGGAGGCTTTCTCTATTGCCTCCTTCAACGCTGAATCATCTTTAGGACCTGCGAGCGACATGCTCAGCACACGTACACGCTCGCCCCTTGACCCTCGCCAGTCAAGAGCATACTGAATGCCTCGCGTGAGCTGTTCATACGTACCATTGCCATCCTTGTCTAACACTTTAACGACAAGAATGCGCGCATCTGGTGCAACGCCAACAACTCCGGTATTATTCTTTCTTGCGGCAATGATCCCTGTCACATGCGTTCCGTGCCCATGGTAGTCGTCAAAGCGGTGCGGTCTTCCCCCATCGTCGTTCGTAAAATTTCTGCCTCCAATAATCGCTTCTTGAAGGTCCGGGTGGCGTGCGTCACATCCCGTATCAAACACAGCTACGACAACGCCCTTCCCTGTGAACCCTTGCTTCCACCAGTCTGGCGCACCGATGGATTGAATATTTGACGGCACCTCATTTTTTCGTCTCGTAACATCTTGAACGGTGAAAGGATGTAACGCTATGTCGGCCATACCATCCCTCTTTTCGTGAAAATCATCCCTCTCTTAGTATCAAATTCACGAATCGAGAAAAACATGCCTAAAAAATGACGAAATCGCTTATTTATATGTTCGACGCCGCTCTAAAGATCTCCAAATAAAGTGAACATCCCTGTCCACATTGAGATAGCTATCGCAAGAACAAAAAGCAGAACAATCGCACCGGCAAACCAGCTGTCTTTCATCGTGACGTTCACTTCATGATAAAAGGTCCTTGCCCCACCAGTGAATCCTTTCGATTCCATTGCCATGGCGGTTTGTTCTGCACGCCGAACGGCAGACGCAAGCAGTGGAATGGCATCTTGAAAAGCAGTGAAAAGAGAAGAAATGCCTCTTTTACTTGCGCCCATGCCCCTCACTCGGCGGGCATTTTGCAGTGTTTTCCATTCATCCTTAAACAGAGGTAAAAAGCGGTAGCCTGCCATAATGCCGTATGCAAGCTTTGGAGACAGTCTGCATTGCTGCATTAAGCTAAGCAGAAGTTTCGTTGCATCGGTTGTGAAGGCAAACAGCAACGAGAGGCTTGCCACTGCCAGAACTCTTATGCTCAATGCACACCCCCGTAACACAGCATCCAACGTCACTGCGAAACTACCCATCTGCCAAAGCACTGGACCGTCTGATGGCTTGGCGAATACTATCGTCGTCCATACATACC is a window encoding:
- a CDS encoding helix-turn-helix transcriptional regulator translates to MKKSERVLSNNLYLLRAEKRWTQKYVAEQLGVTRQTIHSLEANKYNPSLVLAFDISQLYEKSIDEIFSYEKKGERE
- a CDS encoding energy-coupling factor transporter transmembrane component T family protein; its protein translation is MNLSHYNPSVKAAVIIVAVLCLAFFFDPVTPAIVFVGTVVLTFVWGKVPLKPWLLMMSPFLFIAVGYVWTTIVFAKPSDGPVLWQMGSFAVTLDAVLRGCALSIRVLAVASLSLLFAFTTDATKLLLSLMQQCRLSPKLAYGIMAGYRFLPLFKDEWKTLQNARRVRGMGASKRGISSLFTAFQDAIPLLASAVRRAEQTAMAMESKGFTGGARTFYHEVNVTMKDSWFAGAIVLLFVLAIAISMWTGMFTLFGDL
- a CDS encoding glycoside hydrolase family 3 N-terminal domain-containing protein: MTIDEKIGQLVQPFGWEMFTKNIDHSISLTPECKEDLRHSRVGALYGTLRADPWTGVTLETGLSKTFAAKATNSLQHFQIMNSRLGIPLLFGEECSHGHMSIGATVFPVPLSAASAWHPELYQKMCRAIAAETRSQGGAVTYSPVLDIVKDPQWGRTEETFGEDPYLTTVYAKAAVNGLQGNDIRDHDSIVATLKHFVAYGSSEGGRNAAPVHMGPLELHSIDLPPFRAAVDAGALSVMAAYNEIDGVPCTSSAALLKDLLRKEWGFDGMVITDCGAMHMLAHGHNTAENEEDAAAQSLRAGVDMEMSGQLFRKSLKRALEQGRVTVHDLDSATGAVLRLKFHLGLFEKPYVDEDRAATIVGAKEHSDIAEQLAEEAIVLLKNEAATLPLSKNIKRVAVIGPNADHMYNQLGDYTSPQARDQITTVADGVKELLGAEHVTVAPGCRIQGDDRSGFATALKTASEAEAVVMVLGGSSARDFGEGTVDLATGASVVTDNPHNDMECGEGIDRSTLHLLGVQLELAKEVKALGKTLIVVFINGRPILEPWIDDNADAILEAWYPGQAGGRAIARILFGEISPSGRLPLTIPRSVGQLPNMYHQKRTRGKRYLELDLTPLYPFGFGLSYTTFSYGKLDLSASEMKAAGTVQATIDIKNTGQYKGKEVVQLYVTDVHASVTQPERLLKAFKKIELEPGETKTVTFDINSTHLELINAKGEHLLEPGRFVLTVGPNALEGSTAEVSVH